The following coding sequences lie in one Kamptonema formosum PCC 6407 genomic window:
- a CDS encoding chemotaxis protein CheW — translation MKTQPYLIFRQNSSLYGIEAAAVQEIFFLPELTPIAEAPRDIVGVINLRGEILPVMDLNLRFGYHSQEYCLTDSTIVIEHQGFRVGIIVNQVQEVENISTEVIKTQLYYGRENTNQSHHFVTGIAQIEADIVMLLNPEIVISYSQKKKEVIQQIKDVQRKSLEEGTDQDLVSEDSSYFLEMPVFCPNATPQEKAIFRQRANNLRRKEDDRDFTASTFPLAVIALNGEYFGLNLEVVREFTDIRKVTPIPCTPDYIVGNMNLRGEIVTLIDIRSVLNIPIASADPLSKAIVIQIADLVAGIVADEVLDVMYLNTSEITTVPAALHSANDEYLRGTASYREKMMSILDLHKMLTKGGLVVDEEV, via the coding sequence ATGAAAACTCAACCCTATCTTATTTTCCGACAAAACAGTTCTCTTTACGGTATAGAAGCCGCTGCTGTTCAGGAAATTTTCTTTCTACCAGAGTTGACACCAATTGCAGAAGCCCCCCGCGATATTGTTGGCGTGATTAACCTACGGGGCGAAATTTTGCCTGTGATGGATCTCAATCTTCGCTTCGGATACCATTCTCAAGAATACTGTTTGACAGATAGTACGATTGTTATAGAGCATCAAGGATTTAGAGTTGGGATTATTGTCAACCAAGTTCAGGAAGTAGAAAATATCTCAACTGAAGTAATAAAAACACAGCTATATTACGGGCGCGAGAATACAAATCAATCCCACCATTTTGTAACTGGAATTGCCCAAATTGAAGCCGATATTGTGATGCTGCTTAATCCTGAAATTGTAATTAGCTACTCTCAGAAAAAAAAAGAGGTCATTCAGCAAATAAAGGATGTGCAAAGAAAAAGTTTAGAAGAAGGAACCGATCAAGACCTTGTAAGCGAAGATTCGAGTTATTTCCTAGAAATGCCAGTTTTCTGCCCCAATGCTACGCCCCAAGAAAAAGCGATTTTTCGGCAAAGAGCTAATAATTTAAGGCGAAAAGAAGACGATCGTGATTTCACTGCCAGTACGTTTCCGCTGGCAGTTATTGCTTTGAATGGTGAATACTTTGGACTAAATTTAGAAGTAGTACGGGAGTTTACAGATATACGAAAAGTTACGCCCATTCCCTGCACTCCAGATTATATTGTGGGTAACATGAATTTGCGAGGAGAAATTGTAACGTTAATTGACATTCGCAGTGTTTTAAATATACCAATCGCGAGCGCAGATCCTCTATCAAAAGCCATCGTGATACAAATAGCTGATTTAGTTGCTGGTATCGTGGCTGATGAAGTTCTGGATGTGATGTACTTAAATACCTCAGAAATTACGACTGTTCCTGCTGCTTTGCATTCGGCTAATGATGAATACTTACGAGGTACAGCTTCTTATCGTGAAAAGATGATGAGCATTTTGGATCTCCATAAAATGTTGACAAAAGGGGGGCTGGTTGTTGATGAAGAAGTTTAA